The following are encoded together in the Zygosaccharomyces rouxii strain CBS732 chromosome C complete sequence genome:
- the VAS1 gene encoding valine--tRNA ligase (highly similar to uniprot|P07806 Saccharomyces cerevisiae YGR094W VAS1 mitochondrial and cytoplasmic valyl-tRNA synthetase) translates to MHKWFRLVSVKSPFSIYRHFSFNTKSCSLAIASSPLSISREKKPIQIPVLQTRYFTMSDLEKLPPVDPKTGEIIINPKKEDGSEKTPKEIEKEKKKAEKLLKFAAKQAKQNEKKKQAGNDGNSEKKKSKKKEAEPIPEFVDKTVPGEKKVLLSLDDPSLKAYNPANVESSWYSWWEKSGFFEPEFTADGKIKPEGVFCIPAPPPNVTGALHIGHALTISIQDSLIRFNRMKGKTVLFLPGFDHAGIATQSVVEKQVWNKEKKTRHDYGREAFVDKVWDWKTEYHERIKSQIKKLGASYAWSREAFTLDPKLSKAVVEAFVRLHDEGIIYRDNRLVNWSVKLNTAISNLEVENKDVKGRTLLNVPNYDEKVEFGVLTSLAYPVVDSDEKLIIATTRPETLFGDTGIAVHPDDSRYKHLHGKFAQHPFLDKKIPIVCDSEAVDMEFGTGAVKITPAHDQNDYNTGKRHNLEFVNILTDDGLLNENCGPEWQGMKRFDARKRVIEQLKAKGLFVDQKDNEMTIPTCSRSGDIIEPLLKPQWWVSQSAMAKEAIKVVKEGKITITPKSSEAEYFHWLENIQDWCISRQLWWGHRCPVYFIEIEGQENSKNDDKYWVSGRDIEEAEKKAKAKFPDAKFSLHQDEDVLDTWFSSGLWPFSTLGWPEKTADMENFYPFSMLETGWDILFFWVSRMILLGIKMTGSVPFNEVFCHSLVRDAQGRKMSKSLGNVVDPLDVINGIKLADLHAKLYNGNLDSREVERAKAGQSESYPNGIPQCGTDAMRFALCAYTTGGRDINLDIMRVEGYRKFCNKIYQATKFALMKLGQDYQPPAKEGLSGNESLVEKWILHNLSSTAKTVNEAMDKREFLPATSQIYELWYLICDVYIENSKYLIQEGTEKEQKSAKDTLYTLLDNALRLIHPFMPYISEEMWQRLPRRAEDSVPTLVKAAYPTFTPEYDNVKAAKDYDLVLDITKGARSLLAEYNILKNGKVFVETNHEESYETAVSQKDSMVSLIKAIDEITVVHKASEIPEGCVLASVNPEVSVHLLVKGHIDIDAEIEKVQKKLDKATKTRQAIETSISSKDYETKASAQVKEANKARLDSATAEIEGFDATIENLKRLKL, encoded by the coding sequence ATGCACAAGTGGTTTCGCCTGGTATCTGTAAAATCGCCATTTTCAATATATAGACATTTTAGTTTTAATACTAAGTCTTGTTCTCTGGCAATTGCTTCATCACCATTGTCGATttcaagagaaaagaaaccaaTACAAATACCAGTACTGCAAACTAGATATTTTACTATGAGTGATCTAGAGAAGTTACCACCAGTCGATCCTAAGACTGGtgaaattattatcaaCCCCAAGAAGGAGGATGGTAGTGAAAAGACACCTAAGGAAAttgagaaggaaaagaagaaggcaGAGAAACTATTGAAATTTGCAGCTAAACAAGCTAAGCAGaacgaaaagaaaaagCAAGCTGGCAATGATGGTAACagtgaaaagaagaagtcaaagaagaaggaagctGAACCAATTCCTGAATTTGTGGACAAAACTGTTCCAGGTGAAAAGAAGGTTTTACTTTCCTTGGATGATCCATCTTTGAAGGCTTACAATCCTGCTAATGTGGAATCATCTTGGTACAGTTGGTGGGAAAAATCTGGATTCTTCGAACCTGAATTTACCGCTGATGGCAAGATCAAACCAGAGGGAGTTTTCTGCATTCCTGCCCCACCACCAAACGTCACAGGTGCATTGCACATTGGACATGCCCTAACCATTTCCATTCAAGATTCCTTAATCAGATTCAACAGAATGAAGGGTAAAACCGTTTTGTTCTTACCAGGATTTGATCATGCTGGTATTGCAACACAATCTGTTGTTGAAAAACAAGTTTGGaacaaagagaagaagacCAGACACGACTACGGTAGAGAGGCCTTCGTTGACAAGGTTTGGGATTGGAAAACTGAATATCATGAAAGAATTAAGTCTCAAATTAAGAAATTAGGTGCTTCTTACGCATGGTCTAGAGAGGCCTTCACTTTGGATCCTAAATTAAGTAAGGCTGTCGTTGAAGCTTTTGTCAGATTGCATGATGAAGGTATCATTTATCGTGATAACAGATTAGTCAACTGGTCAGTTAAATTGAACACTGcaatttccaatttagaAGTCGAAAACAAGGATGTCAAGGGTAGAACTCTACTGAATGTACCAAATTATGATGAAAAGGTCGAATTTGGTGTTTTGACTTCATTGGCTTATCCTGTGGTGGATAGCGAcgaaaaattgatcatcGCTACTACCAGACCTGAAACCCTATTTGGTGATACTGGTATTGCAGTCCATCCTGATGATTCTCGTTACAAACATTTACACGGTAAGTTTGCTCAACATCCATTCTTGGATAAGAAAATCCCAATTGTTTGTGATAGTGAAGCTGTTGACATGGAATTTGGTACTGGTGCTGTCAAGATTACCCCTGCCCATGACCAAAACGATTACAACACCGGTAAGCGTCACAATTTAGAATTTGTTAACATCTTAACCGATGATGGTTTACTGAATGAAAACTGCGGTCCTGAATGGCAAGGTATGAAGAGATTCGACGCTAGAAAGAGAGTTATCGAACAATTGAAGGCCAAGGGTCTATTTGTGGACCAAAAGGATAATGAAATGACTATTCCAACTTGTTCAAGATCTGGTGATATTATCGAACCATTGCTAAAACCACAATGGTGGGTTTCTCAATCCGCTATGGCTAAGGAAGCCATTAAGGTGGTTAAAGAAGGTAAAATTACTATTACTCCAAAATCATCTGAAGCTGAATACTTCCATTGGTTGGAGAACATTCAAGATTGGTGTATTTCTAGACAACTATGGTGGGGTCACCGTTGTCCAGTTTACTTCATCGAAATTGAAGGTCAAGAAAACTCCAAAAACGATGACAAGTACTGGGTTTCTGGTAGAgatattgaagaagctgaGAAGAAAGCCAAAGCTAAGTTCCCTGATGCTAAGTTTTCCTTACatcaagatgaagatgtcTTAGACACTTGGTTCTCTTCCGGTTTGTGGCCATTCTCCACACTAGGTTGGCCTGAAAAGACCGCTGACATGGAAAATTTCTACCCATTCTCCATGTTGGAAACCGGTTGGGatatcttgttcttctggGTTAGTAGAATGATTCTGTTAGGTATTAAGATGACTGGATCTGTTCCATTCAATGAAGTCTTCTGTCACTCTTTGGTTCGTGATGCTCAAGGTAGAAAGATGTCTAAGTCCTTGGGTAACGTTGTTGACCCTCTAGATGTGATCAACGGTATTAAATTGGCTGATTTACATGCTAAGCTTTACAACGGTAACTTGGACTCTAGAGAAGTTGAGAGAGCCAAGGCGGGCCAAAGTGAATCTTATCCAAATGGTATTCCTCAATGTGGTACCGATGCTATGAGATTTGCTCTTTGTGCTTATACCACTGGTGGTCGTGATATCAACTTGGATATCATGCGTGTTGAAGGTTACAGAAAGTTCTGTAACAAGATCTACCAAGCCACTAAATTTGCTCTAATGAAATTGGGTCAAGACTACCAACCACCAGCCAAGGAAGGCCTTTCTGGTAATGAATCTCTAGTGGAGAAATGGATTCTACACAATTTGTCCTCCACCGCCAAGACCGTCAATGAAGCAATGGACAAACGTGAATTTTTGCCAGCTACTAGTCAAATTTACGAATTATGGTATTTGATCTGTGATGTTTACATTGAAAACTCCAAGTACTTGATTCAAGAAGGTACTGAAAAGGAACAGAAATCTGCTAAGGATACTTTGTACACTTTATTGGACAATGCCTTGAGATTAATCCATCCATTCATGCCATATATCTCGGAAGAAATGTGGCAACGTTTGCCAAGACGTGCTGAAGATTCTGTCCCAACTTTGGTTAAAGCTGCTTACCCAACTTTTACACCTGAATACGACAACGTTAAGGCCGCTAAGGATTACGACTTGGTTTTGGATATCACTAAGGGAGCTCGTTCCTTGCTTGCCGAATACAACATCTTAAAGAACGGTAAAGTGTTCGTGGAAACTAACCACGAGGAATCCTACGAAACCGCCGTCTCTCAGAAGGATTCTATGGTTTCTTTAATCAAAGCTATCGACGAAATTACTGTCGTTCACAAGGCATCTGAAATCCCAGAAGGTTGTGTGTTAGCTTCTGTGAATCCTGAAGTCAGTGTGCATTTGTTGGTTAAAGGCCACATCGATATCGATGCTGAAATCGAGAAGgtacaaaagaaattggacAAGGCTACCAAGACTAGACAAGCCATTGAAACTAGTATAAGCAGCAAAGATTACGAGACCAAGGCCAGTGCTCAAGTCAAGGAAGCTAACAAGGCTCGTCTTGACAGTGCCACTGCTGAAATTGAAGGTTTCGATGCTACTATTGAAAActtgaagagattaaaactttaa
- the RRP46 gene encoding exosome non-catalytic core subunit RRP46 (similar to uniprot|P53256 Saccharomyces cerevisiae YGR095C RRP46 Ribosomal RNA Processing Putative 3'->5' exoribonuclease component of exosome complex of 3'->5' exonucleases) has translation MSIIASTGILNHVDGSSEFESHSTKVVCSVTGPIEPKARQELPTQLALEIIVRPAKGVPNTREKLIEDKLRGVLTPLIARYLYPRRLCQITFQVMEAGEPELEFSQRELSCCINAAVLALVDSGIGLLAMASSVPLAIIKGQLVVDPNAQQLQESQSVHTLALEITESGKNVQNILLLDSTGAFTQNELFQILSQGEERCLTLVQELRKVLGDRINSEIIRTKT, from the coding sequence ATGTCTATAATCGCATCTACAGGTATCTTAAACCATGTTGATGGTTCTTCAGAGTTTGAATCTCATAGTACTAAAGTTGTTTGCTCTGTAACGGGTCCTATTGAACCAAAGGCAAGACAAGAACTACCTACACAATTGGCCCTTGAAATAATAGTCAGACCCGCTAAAGGCGTTCCAAACACTAGGGAAAAGCTAATAGAGGATAAATTACGTGGTGTGTTGACTCCCTTGATTGCTAGATACCTTTATCCTCGAAGACTTTGTCAAATCACTTTTCAAGTGATGGAGGCAGGTGAACCGGAATTAGAGTTTTCTCAGAGAGAGCTAAGTTGCTGTATAAATGCAGCTGTTCTTGCATTAGTTGATTCTGGTATTGGTCTTTTAGCTATGGCCTCAAGTGTCCCACTTGCAATCATTAAGGGCCAACTAGTTGTAGATCCCAATGCACAGcaattacaagaatcaCAATCGGTTCATACCTTGGCATTGGAAATAACAGAAAGTGGTAAAAATGTACAAAACATTTTACTACTGGATAGTACAGGAGCTTTTACACAAAATGaattatttcaaattttatCCCAAGGTGAGGAAAGATGTCTAACGCTGGTTCAGGAGTTACGGAAGGTATTGGGAGACCGCATAAATTCAGAAATAATACGAACAAAAACTTGA
- the MRD1 gene encoding RNA-binding ribosome biosynthesis protein MRD1 (similar to uniprot|Q06106 Saccharomyces cerevisiae YPR112C MRD1 Essential conserved protein that associates with 35S precursor rRNA and is required for its initial processing at the A(0)-A(2) cleavage sites shows partial nucleolar localization contains five consensus RNA-binding domains): MSRIIVKNLPQYLSDDKLKEKFTKRLVDKYSSTNVGNLITDLKILKDRDGQSRRFAFIGYRNEDDAKDAVQFFHRTFIDATRIDVSMAKSFADPSVPQPVKLRKREALKRLREREEELQNANKKPKKDKKNNKSEIDAEIEKNKKLQEFIETMKPNSQVTSWEKLAKGPESQSESQQEDVPQGNSLLAEALAMKGGEDSDDEYVDFDQLQGEHKDEHPEEEEKMVSLDNFGGSTEEPQEQPEEQLEEQSQEEPQDQLARDEQVSDLDWFKQRRIRIREGENEPVRKSGEGEEVQPKEESQVEEPVEEEPVEEEPPAKSEEEVAIEKISETGRLFLRNILYGSTEDDFKELFGKFGELEEVHIALDTRTGQSKGFAYVQFKDPKDAVEAYIELDKQIFQGRLLHILPANSQKNHRLDEFDMKNLPLKKQRELKRKATASKQTFAWNSLYMNQDAVLGSVAAKLGMQKSQLIDPENSSSAVKQALAEAHVIGDVRKYFESKGVDLAKFDQLKSPGQRDDRVILVKNFPYGTTVEELGELFLPFGKLERFLMPPAGTIAIIQYRDVTSARAAFSKLAYKRFKDGIIYLEKGPKDCFTRDAQTDERMEGSEKPEVVKEAKPSAEDIMNTDDTQAEADDGFEGPTASIFVKNLNFATTTQQLAEKFKPFDGFVVAQVKTKPDPSNTGKVLSMGFGFVEFKSRAQAVAVINALDGTALDGHKLQLKLSHRQGGSTNAPKQTRKKSGKIIVKNLPFEAARKDVFELFSSFGQLKSVRVPKKFDKSARGFAFVEFLLPKEAENAMDQLQGVHLLGRRLVMQYAQEDAEDAEEEIRRMTNRVKKQQASREYGAIRNSGGRRKVDIDEEDEGMDGV; this comes from the coding sequence ATGTCACGTATTATTGTCAAGAACCTTCCTCAATACTTGAGTGATGATAAACTGAAAGAAAAGTTTACCAAAAGGCTTGTGGATAAGTATTCGAGTACAAATGTGGGTAATTTGATTACagatttaaaaatattaaaaGATAGAGATGGTCAAAGTAGAAGGTTTGCATTTATTGGATACAGAAATGAGGATGATGCTAAGGATGctgttcaattttttcacagAACTTTTATCGATGCCACTAGAATCGACGTTTCTATGGCAAAGAGTTTTGCAGATCCTTCAGTGCCACAGCCTGTTAAactaaggaaaagagaagCACTTAAGAGACTTAGAGAACGTGAAGAAGAGTTACAGAATGCTAATAAAAAGCCAAAGAAggataagaagaataataaatcagaaattgatgcagaaattgaaaaaaataaaaaattacaagagtTTATTGAAACTATGAAACCAAATTCACAAGTGACTTCGTGGGAGAAACTAGCTAAAGGTCCTGAGTCTCAATCTGAGTCTCAACAGGAAGATGTGCCACAGGGAAACTCTCTTTTGGCTGAAGCATTGGCAATGAAAGGCGGAGAagatagtgatgatgaatatgtggattttgatcaattacAAGGTGAACATAAGGATGAGCatccagaagaagaggaaaaaatggTTAGTCTAGATAATTTTGGAGGATCTACTGAGGAGCCTCAAGAACAACCTGAAGAGCAACTTGAAGAGCAGTCTCAAGAAGAGCCACAAGATCAACTGGCGAGAGATGAACAGGTATCTGACCTTGATTGGTTTAAACAACGACGCATAAGAATTAGAGAAGGTGAAAATGAACCTGTTAGAAAATCTGGAGAGGGGGAAGAAGTGCAACCTAAGGAAGAATCACAAGTGGAAGAACCTGTTGAAGAGGAAcctgttgaagaagaaccacCGGCTAAAAGTGAGGAAGAAGTAGCTATAGAAAAGATTAGCGAGACTGGTAGATTGTTCCTTCGTAATATTCTTTATGGTTCtactgaagatgatttcAAAGAGCTGTTCggaaaatttggtgaaCTGGAAGAAGTTCACATTGCATTGGATACAAGAACTGGTCAATCTAAAGGTTTTGCTTATGTTCAATTTAAGGATCCAAAGGATGCTGTAGAGGCATATATCGAATTAGACAAACAGATTTTCCAGGGAAGATTGCTGCACATCTTACCAGCAAATTCTCAAAAGAATCATAGacttgatgaatttgatatgaagaatttacctttgaaaaaacagAGAGAATTAAAGAGAAAGGCTACGGCATCAAAACAGACTTTTGCTTGGAATTCCTTGTACATGAACCAAGATGCAGTATTGGGTAGTGTAGCGGCTAAATTAGGTATGCAAAAGtctcaattgattgatcCAGAAAATTCTAGCTCAGCTGTTAAGCAAGCACTAGCTGAAGCTCATGTCATTGGTGATGTtagaaaatattttgaatctAAAGGTGTTGATTTAGCGAAATTTGACCAGTTAAAATCTCCAGGTCAAAGAGATGATCGTGTTATTTTGGTCAAGAACTTCCCATATGGAACCACTGTAGAAGAGTTGGGTGAATTGTTTTTACCGTTTGGTAAACTGGAAAGGTTTCTCATGCCCCCTGCTGGTACTATTGCCATTATACAATACCGAGACGTTACTTCAGCGAGAGCTGCATTCAGTAAATTGGCGTACAAGAGATTTAAAGATGGTATCatatatttggaaaagggACCTAAGGATTGCTTCACGAGAGACGCACAAACTGATGAACGGATGGAGGGTTCAGAAAAACCTGAAGTAGTTAAAGAGGCTAAACCTTCTGCAGAAGATATCATGAACACGGATGATACTCAAGCAGAAGCAGATGATGGATTCGAAGGCCCTACAGCATCCATATTTGTGAAGAACTTAAATTTTGCCACTACTACACAACAATTGGCCGAAAAGTTCAAACCATTTGACGGATTTGTTGTTGCTCAGGTTAAGACTAAACCTGATCCTAGTAATACAGGTAAAGTCCTATCCATGGGATTTGGTTTTGTGGAATTCAAGAGTAGAGCTCAAGCCGTTGCTGTTATCAACGCTCTAGATGGTACCGCACTAGATGGTCATAAATTACAGTTGAAATTGTCTCATAGACAAGGTGGCTCCACTAATGCCCCTAAACAAACCCGTAAGAAGAGCGGTAAAATCATTGTTAAGAACTTGCCGTTTGAAGCCGCCAGAAAGGATGTGTTCGAATTATTCAGTTCTTTCGGCCAATTAAAGTCTGTGAGAGTTCCAAAGAAATTCGACAAATCCGCAAGAGGGTTTGCCTTTGTGGAATTTTTATTGCCTAAAGAAGCTGAGAACGCTATGGATCAATTACAGGGTGTTCACTTGTTAGGTCGTAGATTGGTAATGCAATACGCCCAAGAGGATGCTGAAGatgctgaagaagagatcAGAAGAATGACAAACAGAGTCAAAAAACAACAGGCTTCCAGAGAATATGGTGCCATTAGAAACAGTGGTGGTAGAAGAAAAGTGGatatcgatgaagaagatgaaggaaTGGACGGTGTTTAA
- the DRN1 gene encoding Drn1p (similar to uniprot|P53255 Saccharomyces cerevisiae YGR093W Hypothetical ORF) gives MTKVKVLVIHVEENNLSAVIEKVEKLNAKSGPFDCAILLGNIGSKLDSIKITAKLPPIFVPGNDDSNIEGLVILKNGIYKSASKLKIGYFTGSNEEELSKFNDPVDILITPECSVAIGKEHLKTPGNSQVDEVVKLSHPKYHFTYTDPNSFVELEPFFWQEDQKVTRFINLAAYGSKNKWAYAFNIDTDVDVPLPSELMNNPYISNQSTRKHPRESAQLGEEPQKKKPTGEVKKVLPVTCHFCFTNPDIEDHMVISIASKSYVTTAKGPLSIPRGDMDFSGHCLIIPIEHVPKLNREDKDFFQNELRQELLRYENSITQMNFKKFDMSTVVFEIHSDNMVHFHKQVVPIPKFLTMKFPGALDRQVHINNEKFGRNRNIEFEFFESPEDPKYKEIVNDPKSNYMMFSIYETPEAPPRVYLGKFDANDRIDLQFGRRTLAFLLHLPNRVNWRSPACLQSKEQEEAEVSRFQKAYGDYDIAGATD, from the exons ATGACCAAGGTTAAAGT GCTCGTTATTCATGTTGAAGAGAATAATCTTTCAGCTGTCattgaaaaagtggaaaaacTAAATGCCAAGTCAGGCCCATTCGATTGTGCCATCCTGCTGGGTAATATAGGTTCCAAATTGGATTCTATAAAGATTACTGCAAAACTTCCACCAATTTTTGTACCTGGTAATGACGATTCTAACATAGAAGGTTTAgtgatattgaaaaatggtatttATAAATCGGCAAGCAAACTAAAGATTGGTTATTTTACAGGaagtaatgaagaagaattgtctAAATTCAATGATCCTGTAGATATTCTTATAACCCCTGAATGTAGTGTTGCCATTGGTAAGGAACATTTAAAGACACCAGGGAATAGTCAAGTTGATGAAGTCGTGAAATTATCCCATCCCAAATACCATTTTACATATACCGATCCTAACAGTTTCGTGGAATTAGAACCATTCTTTTGGCAAGAAGATCAAAAAGTGACCAGGTTTATTAACCTGGCAGCATATGGATCCAAAAATAAGTGGGCTTATGCCTTTAATATTGATACCGATGTTGATGTACCTCTTCCAAGTGAACTTATGAATAATCCCTACATCTCGAACCAGTCCACAAGGAAGCATCCTCGCGAAAGTGCTCAGTTGGGCGAGGAACctcagaagaagaaacctACAGGTGAGGTAAAGAAAGTACTACCGGTAACTTGCCATTTCTGTTTTACGAATCCAGATATCGAGGACCACATGGTAATTTCCATTGCAAGTAAATCTTACGTTACTACTGCTAAAGGCCCTCTAAGTATACCGAGAGGTGATATGGATTTTTCGGGCCATTGTCTTATTATACCAATTGAACATGTACCCAAACTGAATAGAGAGGATAAggatttctttcaaaatgaaCTACGACAAGAATTATTAAGATACGAAAATAGCATTACCCagatgaatttcaagaaattcgaTATGTCTACAGTGGTTTTCGAGATACATTCAGACAATATGGTTCATTTTCACAAACAAGTAGTCCCAATTCCCAAATTCCTCACAATGAAGTTTCCTGGTGCTTTAGATAGACAAGTTCACATCAATAATGAGAAATTTGGTCGTAATAGGAACATAgaattcgaatttttcGAGTCTCCTGAAGATCCAAAATATAAGGAAATTGTCAACGATCCCAAGAGTAATTATATGATGTTTTCCATCTACGAGACTCCAGAAGCACCACCTCGAGTATACTTGGGAAAGTTCGATGCAAACGATAGAATTGATCTCCAATTTGGCAGAAGGACTTTAGCGTTTTTACTACACCTACCAAACAGAGTCAACTGGAGATCTCCTGCATGTTTACAAAGTAAAGAACaggaagaagctgaagtAAGCAGATTCCAAAAAGCCTACGGAGACTACGATATTGCTGGAGCAACCGATTAA
- a CDS encoding serine/threonine-protein kinase (highly similar to uniprot|P22204 Saccharomyces cerevisiae YGR092W DBF2 Ser/Thr kinase involved in transcription and stress response functions as part of a network of genes in exit from mitosis localization is cell cycle regulated activated by Cdc15p during the exit from mitosis): protein MSLRPEGEVDALTEDISNFSFDQGGGQSFKNPLRTTMLPTTPLRNKENGYNTGGGGSPSPTKSTVFLADDSSTMDIDEPTRETIDPTNSPKKLPRGFHEKASSHKTQRLVSVCQMFFLDYYCDMFDYVISRRQRTRKVLEYLSQQKALKNVSNDTLNGEWTGYVHKEHEILRKRRLKPKHKDFEMITQVGQGGYGQVYLARKKDTKEVCALKILNKKLLFKLNETNHVLTERDILTTTRSEWLVKLLYAFQDVESLFLAMEFVPGGDFRTLLINTRYLKSAHARFYISEMFCAVNSLHELGYTHRDLKPENFLIDAKGHIKLTDFGLAAGTVSNERIESMKIRLEEVKNLEFPAFTEKSMEDRRNMYHRLRQTEINYANSMVGSPDYMALEVLEGKKYDFTVDYWSLGCMLFESLVGYTPFSGSSTNETYENLRHWKQTLRRPRLENGKAAFSDRTWDIITRLVADPINRLRSFEHVRRMSYFAEINFDTLRNMSPPFTPQLDSDTDAGYFDDFTNEADMAKYADVFRRQNKLSAMVDDASVDSKLVGFTFRHRNGKHGSSGVLYHGSEHSDPFATFY from the coding sequence ATGAGTCTAAGACCAGAAGGTGAAGTAGATGCTCTGACAGAAGATATCAGTAATTTCAGCTTTGATCAAGGTGGAGGCCAAAGTTTCAAGAATCCATTAAGGACAACTATGCTACCAACTACACCATTAAGGAATAAAGAGAATGGATACAATACCGGTGGTGGCGGTTCACCATCACCTACTAAATCTACTGTTTTTTTGGCAGACGATTCGTCAACAATGGATATTGATGAACCAACAAGAGAAACAATTGATCCGACAAATTCTCCCAAAAAGTTACCGCGGGGATTTCATGAGAAGGCCAGTTCTCATAAGACTCAGAGATTGGTTAGCGTTTGTCAAATGTTCTTTCTCGACTATTACTGTGACATGTTTGATTATGTGATTAGTAGAAGACAACGTACCAGAAAAGTCTTGGAATATTTGTCACAGCAAAAGGCATTGAAGAATGTTAGCAATGATACATTGAACGGTGAATGGACTGGATATGTACACAAGGAGCATGAAATTTTAAGGAAACGTAGATTGAAACCAAAACacaaagattttgaaatgattaCTCAAGTGGGTCAAGGTGGATATGGTCAAGTTTATTTAGCAAGGAAAAAGGATACCAAGGAAGTTTGTGcattaaagattttaaacaaGAAACTGTTATttaaattgaatgaaacCAATCACGTTTTAACTGAAAGAGACATTTTAACAACAACGAGATCTGAATGGTTGGTAAAACTTTTATACGCATTTCAAGATGTTGAGAGTCTTTTCTTAGCTATGGAATTTGTCCCGGGTGGTGATTTCCGTACGCTTTTAATTAATACCAGATACTTGAAAAGTGCACATGCAAGATTTTACATCAGTGAAATGTTTTGTGCAGTTAATTCATTACACGAATTGGGATATACGCatagagatttgaaaccagAAAATTTCCTAATAGATGCGAAAGGTCATATAAAATTGACAGACTTCGGATTAGCCGCTGGTACAGTTTCCAAtgagagaattgaaagtaTGAAGATAAGATTAGAGGAAGTTaagaatttagaatttcCAGCATTTACCGAAAAGTCAATGGAAGATAGAAGAAACATGTATCACAGGCTAAGGCAAACCGAAATCAACTATGCAAATTCTATGGTTGGTTCACCAGATTACATGGCATTAGAAGTATTGGAAGGTAAAAAATACGATTTTACAGTGGATTATTGGTCATTGGGTTGTATGTTATTTGAATCGTTGGTCGGTTATACCCCATTTAGTGGATCATCTACAAATGAAACTTATGAAAACTTAAGACATTGGAAACAAACACTGAGAAGACCTCGTCTGGAGAATGGTAAAGCTGCATTTTCTGATAGAACTTGGGATATCATTACAAGACTAGTGGCAGATCCAATAAATAGACTAAGATCCTTTGAGCATGTCAGGAGAATGTCCTATTTTGCGGAAATTAATTTCGATACTTTAAGAAATATGTCACCACCTTTCACCCCACAATTGGATAGCGATACCGATGCGGGCTATTTCGATGATTTCACCAACGAAGCTGACATGGCAAAATATGCAGATGTCTTTAGAAGACAAAACAAATTATCCGCCATGGTGGATGATGCCTCTGtagattccaaattggtTGGATTTACTTTCAGGCATAGAAATGGTAAGCATGGATCCAGTGGTGTTCTTTACCACGGTTCTGAACATTCTGATCCGTTCGCTACCTTCTATTAA